In Crassostrea angulata isolate pt1a10 chromosome 4, ASM2561291v2, whole genome shotgun sequence, one genomic interval encodes:
- the LOC128180530 gene encoding uncharacterized protein LOC128180530 isoform X1, with the protein MISQACCQITWKQSKFLLPVFSMAENTGQGESPPVKPNDDKTKMAGKEKAIKGTRPDPTKKILLMEWNKRLDPNAPDTYSEIDIDMEDDIDEDDLPVIPKDVADRAIEANKKPS; encoded by the exons atgatttcacaaGCATGTTGTCAGATTACTTGGAAGCAGTCCAAGTTTCTGTTACCTGTGTTT AGTATGGCCGAGAACACAGGACAAGGGGAAAGCCCACCAGTAAAACCAAATGACGACAAGACAAAAATGGCGGGGAAAGAGAAAGCAATCAAAGGAACTCGTCCTGATCcaacaaagaaaattttattaatgGAATGGAACAAACGCCTTGACCCTAATGCCCCTGACACGTATAGCGAAATAGATATAGATATGGAGGATGATATTGATg AAGACGACCTTCCTGTAATTCCTAAGGATGTCGCCGATAGAGCGATTGAAGCGAATAAAAAGCCTTCATGA